The stretch of DNA GTAGAGCGGTCCCAGGATTTGTTTTTGATTCTTCATCATTGGTGCAGAAAAGTTTGGTCAGGCTTAAGATGGTATATTTCAGTTTCTTAGACATATTCCTGTAGCATTGAACTTTAGGAGGAAAAGGTCTACATTTGTGCCTTTTGCTCTATTTAAATTccttagtcttttaaaaagaggcaGCAATAATGGTTACATTTTTGCACAtgttatctctctttctcttctctctctctctcttgcttgttACCCCTAATTAAACACAGACCCATAAACTTGGCTGCTTTATCATGAATAATGTATGAGACTTTGCGATTCTTGTACATTTCAGCAAACAGTTGTTAGCCGCACTAAtcaaaaattaggaaagaaaaaccAAGTTTCTTCAAAATGTCCGCCCCCCAATGATTGAAATAAATGTTTCAGTGGTGTTGCTTCTCGTTATTAagtttctgaaattagaattagGTGGAGgatcatttctgactcagtataACATCCTGATGAGTACCTTTCCTATAGTCAATTAAGACTATGTAGGACATATTCAACAATGGTTTCccacttaatttcattttaaaaagtaaagaactaTACCATCTACCTTTTATAAAGCACTGACATTTCATATTGGATTCCCAAAAGACCTTGAGACAGTGAAGCTATCAAAGCTGGAAATGGAGTTTCATCACAGTGTTTGGTAATCTGGCCATGATTGTTTCCACTTCCTATTTCAAGCAACTTCACACTCCGACCAACTTCCTGATCCTCTCCATGGCAGTCACTGACTTCCTGCTGGGCCTCACCATGATGCCATACAGTATGGTCAGATCAGTGGAGAATTGTTGGTATTTTGGCCTTGCATTTTGCAAGATCCATTATAGTTTTGACTTGATGCTTAGCCTAacatccattttccatctttacTCAATAGCCATTGATAGATTTTATGCTATCTGTTACCCTTTAAGATATTCCACCAAAATGACCATTCCAGTTATTAGAGGGTTGGTACTTCTGTGCTGGTCAGTTCCTGGAGTCTTTGCATATGGGGTGGTTTTCTCGGGAGCCTACGCTGATGGGATAGAGGGCTATGATGCCTAACTTGCTTGTTCCAGCTCCTGCCCGGTGATGTTCAACAAGCTCTGGGGGACAACCTTGTTTATGGCAGGCTTCTTCACTCCTGCGTCTGTGATGGTGGCGATTTACAGTAAAATTTTTGCTGTATCCAGAAAGCATGCTGTTGCAATTAATAACTTGTCAGAAAATCGAAATAGTCAAATGAGGAAAGACAAAAAAGCAGCCAAAACTTTAGGAATAGTGATGGGTGTCTTTTTATTATGTTGGTTTCCCTGTTTTTTATGATTTTACTGGATCCCTTTTTGAACTTCTCTACTCCTGCAGTGTTATTTGATGCCTTGACATGGTTTGCCTATTTTAATTCCGCATGTGATCCCTTAATATATGGTTTCTTTTATCCCTGGTTTCGCAGAGCACTTATGTGCATTTTGCTAGGTAAAATTTTGAGCTCACATTTCCAGAATACCAATTTGTTCACTCAGAAAGAAACTGGATAGACTTATGCTATATGAGTGAATTGAAGCAAAAGGCCTCAGCTGGCcaaagtgtgcgtgtgtgtgtgtgtgtgtgagagagagagagagagagagagagagcgagcgagagaaagggagagggagagacaaaatgaGTGTATACTCTTTTGGCTAATATAGAAGCCTCTTGAATTCTAAGATTTATGTAAAAATTACTACTTCTTGAATTGTTTATTTAGTTAAGCTTGTGATTAGAAATAGAACTTAAGGTACATCATTTAAAATTATAGAAAagtgagaaaagaagaagaagggacAGTATGGTGGGGAATATTATGGTCTTAGAAACTGTATACAtgcagtgcaaaaaaaaatgttactgtgaaagttaaaggaaaaaaagaaaggtgggcctggcacagtagcctagtggctaaagtccttgccttgaacacaccgggatcccataagggtgccattttgtgtcccagtggccccacttcccagccagctccctgcttgaggcctgggaaagcagtggaggacagcacaaagccttgtgaccctgttccagcatgggagacctggaagaggctcctggctcctggcttcggattggtgcggcTCCGGCCTTTTCGGCTGCTAaaggagtgagtcattggacttaagatttcctctctatctcttctcctttctgtatatctgactttccaatagaaataaaatcaatcttgaaaaaaatgggaaaaaaagggTGACATGAGGAAGAGAGTAAAGGAGGAAACTATGGCCGTCTTACAATTGTATCTTTGAAACAAATGAGATTGgcttaaattttatatattgGAATTGGTTCTCTTTATGttagcaactttttaaaaaaagatttttcacttTGGATCAAAACTTCCTCCGattattttcagaatttctttaGTGTCCTCATAAATTCTTTgtagagaaaacaaaaggaaaggtaGTAAAATAAAGAGAAGATGTGGAAACAGCAGGACCGGAAGAAGGTACACCCATAGAAACTTGAAAGCATAAAGGGTCAGAACACGAGCTGGACTTGAGGGCTACTGGTCCATGTTACTGCAGCCGTGTACTGCGTAGGATGTTCCTGTTGATTGCTTCTGTCTCACATCTGATCAGCTGTTGTTTGAAGCAGCAACTAAAACACACAAGTAATTAAATAGAGAAATaacaatttcaaaaatgttaatgTTCTGTCACGAAGGAAGGAAGAGTTTATCTTCTAGGAGTTAACACTTCACTAGGTATTACTGTTGTATgataaaaaagtcttttttttttttaaagtaaagaactaaatgaaaactGTGTAACTGAGATCTGTTTCCAGGCAAGTTTCCTATGAATCATAGCAAACACAACAGATGATATTCTGTTCAGTGCCTTCCTTCCTTGTGTCTACTCACCCATGGGCTGTATTACTATCCAGTGTGGTGATGTGTAATAAATGTAATGTATTTCCCCAGAATAGTTATATTTTGAATTCATCATTCTTTATTGCTTATTAGTTATTCACGTGCTTTAGTAAGAGCACTACAACGGGTAATTCAAGAAAAAAGATCTAATATGTCTGCAGCAGGAAGCGCCATTTGAGTACTagaaattttatatttgttatgcaatatattttaaattgtaacACTAGACTCACAAATATGGCACGCTACACCCAGTGATGTGTTGTTAAATAGTTCACACTTACTgggaacaaaaacaaaccaaatccCAGATTTGTAAATTCGACTGTTTCCTTTATTGCTAACTTTAAGTTATGCATAAAATGTCAACTGCAGCAAAACCCAATCAGCATGTACTTATACCGGCTCATGCAAGCACCAGTGGATATGTTcacttagctcagcctggctctccccataaccagctcacatgcagaccgGTAGGTGTTGTATCCGTactcagcctggtctaccctcaGTTCCAGTTCTTACACTCATCATCAGCAGCAAACGCGGTTCCCTACTGGGATCACCCTACTGAgtgttacatgtgctggtgggagttTCAGCCCTCTCTGGCATGGCCCACTCCAcctacctcagcatttgccagtaggtgctgtatcCTGGCCTGGTATGGCCTGTCCCAAGTTCCTGTTcccaaccctaatgtgaactgattggtgttgtggcccaacatGACCTGTCGTGaaacctgtcctggttctcacatatgccagtgggtgttatgaactggcccagcctggcttgcccccagacctgagccgtATGTATGCTAGTGGGAACTATAACCTAGCCTgatctggtctgctcccagcctcagttcttatgctcacctgcaggaactgcatcctgacagaggagttctccaagctcctatATCAGGATACCTCCTAGTGGCACATCTTGCACACCCTGGGGgttgcttggcccagcctgcttggcccagcctgtctGTCCTGGTAGGTACCACCTTCTGTCCTTGCCTGATTGGATCACACCCATACTGGCTCTTACTATTAAGTGCTACAGCTCAGCCACACTTGGTCTACCCCCACACCCAGGTCTTACATGattcagcaggtgccaagacctgGCCAAGCCCATCCTAAAACACCAGCAGGTGATGGAGTCTAGTCAAGTGTGGCACAGACCCAATCCACGCCCATGCTGAAGTAAACGGcaatcatgtccagcccagactgccaccctcattccagctctcgcattcaccaatgggaaccacaacacAGCTGGGGCTTTGCTTTAGCTCTCCAaacaggcctgttctcagccatagATTTTTCAAGTGTTGGTGGTTGCTACTCCCCAGCCCATCAAAGCCCTTCCCCTGTTCTCTCCTTTATCATCAgttgctgcagtctggcctggcccagcctgctcccaattccaactcttactggtgggtgcagccttgctttgcctaTCCTGCCTTCATTCCTGgctttcatgtaaaccagtaggtgtgatagcctagcctggtctaGCCCATCATAGTCTGCACCACAACCTGGCTCCTACACATGCCAGTGTGTTACAGTTTGGCCCGGCCCTGCCTTGTCCACTTCCCCTCCCCCatagccaacccacacacttgctgacaagtggagctgTTTGCCCAGCCTAATCAACACCCAGGCAgggatcatgtgctcaccagcaggaggtacagcccaccaggggagttccccaagttacccaaccaagcccactcccagatctaAATCTCACATGTGCTAATGGTGCTAGGTCCTTACCTGACATAGTCTGCCTCCTCTGTCTCAGCCTCTGTGTGCCAGTGGATtttgtggcctggcccatcccaaaccctattcttgggtgcgtctgcgggtactgcaacctgggcctgttcccaagcccagttcccatgagtgtcagggttATGGGCAGTTCATGGTTATGCCTATTACAGCCCATTGCCGCCCTCAattcttgagcaaaccagctggtccCACTGGGATGAACTCAtaaattccccacagaatctgtccccagtgCTGGATCGCTCCTGTTCTGGTTAGTGTCAGGGTCCAGCCTATTATGATTCATCCCCTGTTCCGACACTCAGTGAGTGAATACTGTGAGCTAGCCcggccaggtaggcccccag from Ochotona princeps isolate mOchPri1 chromosome 1, mOchPri1.hap1, whole genome shotgun sequence encodes:
- the LOC101526897 gene encoding LOW QUALITY PROTEIN: trace amine-associated receptor 2 (The sequence of the model RefSeq protein was modified relative to this genomic sequence to represent the inferred CDS: inserted 1 base in 1 codon; substituted 1 base at 1 genomic stop codon) — its product is MLVVAQSPPPRRVWQLRLLKYQTFRKRSKSAKRAHFSKPPLHSRNWKWSFITVFGNLAMIVSTSYFKQLHTPTNFLILSMAVTDFLLGLTMMPYSMVRSVENCWYFGLAFCKIHYSFDLMLSLTSIFHLYSIAIDRFYAICYPLRYSTKMTIPVIRGLVLLCWSVPGVFAYGVVFSGAYADGIEGYDAXLACSSSCPVMFNKLWGTTLFMAGFFTPASVMVAIYSKIFAVSRKHAVAINNLSENRNSQMRKDKKAAKTLGIVMGVFLLCWFPCFLXILLDPFLNFSTPAVLFDALTWFAYFNSACDPLIYGFFYPWFRRALMCILLGKILSSHFQNTNLFTQKETG